A genome region from Thermodesulfovibrionales bacterium includes the following:
- a CDS encoding NAD-dependent epimerase/dehydratase family protein: MLKENIKKLIFSSTAAVYGIPERLPVDEDAPLNPINPYGASKAIIERVLQDLCIANEDFKYISLRYFNVAGADPGGRIGQAY, from the coding sequence TGATGCTTAAAGAGAATATAAAAAAACTAATTTTTTCCTCTACGGCAGCAGTATACGGGATACCTGAGAGGCTACCTGTTGATGAAGATGCACCACTTAACCCCATAAATCCCTACGGTGCATCGAAGGCCATAATTGAAAGGGTTCTTCAGGATCTTTGTATTGCAAATGAGGATTTTAAATATATAAGCCTGAGATATTTTAATGTGGCAGGTGCTGATCCCGGCGGTAGAATCGGGCAGGCCTATAA
- a CDS encoding NAD-dependent epimerase/dehydratase family protein — ALRVARGKLEKLQIFGTDYPTPDGTCIRDYIHVNDLAEAHLVAMKYILDGGEAGVFNCGYGHGYSVKEVVEKVIKVTGINIPVEETGRREGDPPV, encoded by the coding sequence AGCACTCAGGGTTGCAAGAGGAAAACTTGAAAAACTTCAGATATTTGGCACAGATTATCCCACACCTGATGGGACATGCATAAGAGATTATATCCATGTTAATGATCTTGCTGAGGCCCATCTTGTAGCAATGAAATATATCCTTGATGGAGGCGAGGCAGGGGTATTTAACTGTGGTTATGGTCATGGTTATTCTGTTAAGGAAGTGGTAGAAAAGGTAATCAAGGTGACAGGTATTAATATACCTGTTGAAGAGACTGGGAGAAGAGAAGGAGACCCACCTGTTC